A portion of the Chlamydia avium 10DC88 genome contains these proteins:
- a CDS encoding SWIB/MDM2 domain-containing protein — protein MSEKNKNSAFMNPVNISSELAAIVGKGPMPRTEIVKKVWEYIKKHNLQDPKNKRNILPDSNLAKVFGSSSTIDMFQMTKALSRHIIK, from the coding sequence ATGAGTGAAAAAAATAAAAACTCTGCTTTTATGAACCCTGTCAATATTTCCTCTGAGTTGGCAGCTATTGTTGGCAAGGGACCTATGCCCCGAACTGAAATTGTAAAAAAAGTCTGGGAATATATTAAAAAACACAATCTACAAGACCCAAAGAATAAACGAAACATCCTCCCAGATAGCAATCTGGCTAAAGTTTTTGGTTCGTCAAGCACTATAGATATGTTTCAAATGACAAAAGCTCTCTCTAGGCATATCATAAAATAA
- the prfB gene encoding peptide chain release factor 2 (programmed frameshift) — MHDSLNKRLEALFLGLDLTGRFFDLEGKTQELTQLENKTLQEGFWQDTSQAGKVSERIAFLRRQILNYHELKQKIENLAFFLNEGDDAISDPEFRKDLEKEFTYCERILTEWETQRLLAGEADKNSCFLTINAGAGGTESCDWVEMLFRMYTRWAASHQWQVEIVDRLDGDVAGIKHITIKISGEYAYGYAKAERGVHRLVRISPFDSNAKRHTSFASVDVYPEIDDQIEIDIRQSDLRIDTYRSSGAGGQHVNVTDSAVRITHLPTGIVVSCQSERSQIQNRESCMKMLRARMYQQILQERLEKQLLDRKNKKEIAWGSQIRNYVFQPYTLVKDVRTGHETGNVQAMMDGELLDGFIKAYLVEYGEVS; from the exons ATGCATGACAGTTTAAATAAACGGTTGGAAGCTTTATTTTTAGGTTTAGATTTGACCGGGAGG TTTTTTGACCTCGAAGGTAAAACTCAAGAATTAACACAACTCGAAAATAAGACTTTGCAGGAAGGATTTTGGCAAGACACCTCTCAAGCCGGAAAAGTTTCTGAACGCATCGCATTTTTAAGACGCCAAATCTTAAATTATCATGAATTGAAACAAAAGATAGAGAACCTGGCTTTTTTCTTAAATGAAGGTGACGACGCTATTTCTGATCCTGAGTTTCGCAAAGATCTAGAAAAAGAATTTACATATTGTGAGCGTATTCTTACTGAATGGGAAACACAACGTCTGTTGGCCGGAGAAGCAGATAAAAACTCTTGTTTTCTTACGATTAATGCAGGCGCGGGTGGTACGGAATCTTGTGATTGGGTAGAGATGCTTTTTCGTATGTATACTCGCTGGGCAGCAAGTCATCAATGGCAAGTGGAAATTGTAGACCGCTTAGATGGGGACGTTGCAGGAATTAAGCATATTACGATTAAAATTTCTGGGGAGTATGCTTACGGGTATGCTAAGGCAGAACGTGGAGTACATCGGTTAGTACGTATTTCACCTTTTGATAGCAATGCAAAGCGACATACAAGTTTTGCTTCTGTTGATGTCTATCCCGAGATTGATGATCAGATAGAGATAGATATTCGTCAGAGTGATTTGCGTATTGATACCTATCGTTCTTCAGGTGCTGGGGGACAACATGTCAATGTGACAGATTCTGCAGTGCGCATTACTCATTTACCTACGGGTATTGTTGTCTCTTGTCAAAGTGAACGTAGCCAGATTCAGAATCGAGAAAGTTGTATGAAAATGCTACGAGCACGCATGTATCAACAGATTCTCCAGGAACGTTTGGAAAAACAGCTTCTTGATAGGAAAAATAAAAAAGAAATTGCTTGGGGCTCGCAAATTCGTAATTATGTTTTCCAGCCCTATACCCTAGTTAAGGATGTACGTACAGGACATGAGACAGGGAACGTACAGGCTATGATGGATGGGGAATTGCTAGATGGTTTCATTAAAGCATATTTAGTGGAGTATGGAGAAGTCTCATGA
- a CDS encoding GNAT family N-acetyltransferase, translated as MKEEGKDTGIPGLEIRYTLPSDGAYMQKWLNDPKILRGFPLKTETEIRDSVNFWVGFYRYHSSLTAVYKGEVAGVATLILNPYIKVSHHALISIIVGPLYRNQGIGTALLNNLCHLAKTRFHLEILYLEVYEENRAINLYKRFGFVEVGRQKRFYKDEIGYLAKITMEKNL; from the coding sequence ATGAAGGAAGAAGGTAAAGATACAGGAATTCCTGGGCTAGAAATACGCTATACATTGCCTAGTGATGGAGCTTACATGCAGAAGTGGTTGAATGATCCCAAAATTTTGCGCGGGTTCCCTTTAAAAACAGAAACAGAAATTCGCGATAGTGTAAATTTTTGGGTGGGTTTTTACCGTTATCATAGTAGCTTAACAGCCGTGTATAAGGGAGAAGTCGCTGGAGTCGCTACTCTAATTTTAAATCCTTATATCAAAGTGTCACATCATGCATTAATTTCAATTATTGTAGGGCCACTTTATCGTAATCAGGGTATTGGTACGGCATTATTAAATAATCTATGTCATTTAGCTAAGACGCGTTTTCATTTGGAAATTCTCTATTTAGAAGTCTATGAGGAAAATCGAGCGATTAACTTATATAAGCGCTTTGGATTTGTAGAAGTAGGTAGACAAAAGCGATTTTATAAAGATGAGATTGGTTATCTCGCGAAGATAACTATGGAAAAGAATTTGTAA
- the lpxG gene encoding UDP-2,3-diacylglucosamine diphosphatase LpxG, translating to MFIYSIIVGFTVLSSAAASLAIFSWANFIEPNQLKISRLIWKLPKKYAYLHGLRIVHISDLHFQKSMPNRFLKKISKKIASLSPDILIFSGDFICRSQLEHRGRLEAFLNSLHAPLGIYASLGNHDYQEYVSRNIQGNIDIIPRSKSQSLRRAYVSITQGLFGSNHYRFAEGLQQQAPHTELMHLLKNTPVRLLHNESYQIPDMINIVGLGDLFTKQFHPQHAFTNYNPTLPGIILSHNPDTAYSLENYPGDFIFSGHTHGSQIWFPWPKIANKTLSKISGLENPHLVRGLFLLSEGKKQLYVNRGLGGLKRLRFLSPPEICLLRCIYEH from the coding sequence ATGTTTATTTATAGTATAATTGTGGGATTTACTGTTTTATCCTCGGCAGCAGCTTCTTTAGCTATTTTTTCTTGGGCAAACTTTATAGAGCCCAATCAATTGAAAATATCGCGCCTCATTTGGAAATTACCTAAGAAGTATGCCTACTTGCATGGTTTGCGCATCGTGCACATTTCTGATTTACATTTTCAAAAAAGCATGCCTAACCGGTTCCTTAAAAAAATTTCCAAAAAAATAGCAAGTCTCTCTCCTGATATCCTTATATTCTCTGGAGACTTCATTTGTCGCTCACAATTAGAACACCGTGGTCGGTTAGAAGCCTTCTTGAACTCTCTTCATGCCCCTTTAGGAATATATGCCTCCCTAGGAAATCATGATTACCAAGAATATGTTTCTAGAAACATTCAAGGAAATATTGATATAATCCCCAGAAGTAAAAGTCAATCTTTACGACGTGCGTATGTTTCTATTACTCAAGGCCTCTTTGGTTCGAATCACTATCGTTTTGCCGAAGGACTACAACAACAAGCTCCACACACAGAGTTAATGCACTTATTGAAAAATACTCCTGTTCGTCTTCTGCACAATGAAAGCTATCAGATCCCTGATATGATCAATATTGTGGGATTAGGAGACCTCTTTACCAAACAATTTCATCCTCAACACGCTTTTACTAATTACAATCCCACATTACCGGGTATCATCCTCTCGCATAACCCAGATACTGCATACTCACTAGAAAACTATCCAGGAGATTTTATTTTTTCAGGACACACTCACGGATCGCAAATCTGGTTCCCCTGGCCAAAAATTGCCAATAAAACGTTAAGCAAAATTTCGGGATTAGAAAATCCTCATTTAGTACGTGGGCTCTTTCTTCTCTCTGAAGGGAAAAAACAATTATACGTAAATCGCGGCTTAGGAGGATTAAAAAGGCTCAGATTTCTTTCTCCTCCAGAAATTTGTTTACTTAGGTGTATCTATGAACACTAA